CCCACCTTTTGGGATTTCTCCGGGTGGAACTGGGTCGCGAAGATGTTGTCGGACTCGAGGCTCGCCGCGAACTCGAGGCCGTAGTCGCTGACGGCGGCGATCGCCTTCTTCTTTTCGGGCGCGACGTAGTAGCTGTGCACGAAGTAGACGTAGTCGCCCTCCATGCCCTCCAGCAGCCGCGGCTTGCCCTTCAGCTTCAGCCGGTTCCAGCCCATGTGCGGGACCTTCAGGCCCAGCTCGGGCGAGAAGCGCCGGACCTTGCCGGGCAGGATGCCCAAGCCCCGGTGACGCCCGCCTTCCTCGCTCTCGTCCATCAACAGCTGCATGCCCAGGCAGATGCCGAGGAAGGGCCGGCCGGAGGCGATGAACTCGCGGATGGGCTCGATCAGGCCGTAGCTCTCGAGATTGGCCATGCAGTCCTTGAAGGCGCCGACGCCGGGCAGGATGAGCTTGTCCGCCTTCGCGGCCCGCTTGGGGTCGCGGGTGACGGCGCATTTCCCCCCGACGTCCTCGACGGCCTTCGAGACGCTGCGGAGGTTGCCCATGTCGTAGTCTAAAATGGCGATCATGCGAATCCGCCGGGACCGTTTTCCCGCTTCGAGGACGGGTACGAACGGACCTTACAGCGCCCCTTTTGTCGATGGCACCCCGCGCACCCGAGCGTCCTTCTGCGTCGCCATGTCCACGGCCTTGGCGAAGGCCTTGAACATCGACTCGACGATGTGGTGCCGGTTGCGGCCGTACCAGACGTTGATGTGCAGGTTGACCAGGGCGGCGTTGGTGAAGCCCTGGAAAAATTCCGGCACCAGCTCGACGTCGAAGGTCCCGATGCGCCCGGCCTTCAGCTTGGGGTTGTAGATCATGCAGGGCCGCCCGGCGAAGTCGACGGCGACGGTGGTCAGGACCTCGTCCATCGGCAGCGTGAAGTGCCCGTAGCGCCGGACGCCCTTTTTGTCGCGCAGCGCCTGGGTGAAGGCCTCGCCCAGGGCAATGCCGACGTCCTCGACGGTGTGGTGCAGGTCGACATGGACGTCGCCCTTGGCCTTGACCGTCAGGTCGAAGAGCCCGTGCTTGGCGAAGGCCTCGAGCATGTGGTTCAAGAAGGGGATGGGCGTGTCGACCTTGTACTTCCCCCTCCCGTCAATGTTGAGCTCGACGGAGATCTGGGTTTCTTTGGTATTGCGGACGATTTTGGCCTTTCTGGGCATGGGGAGGCGAAGCTAGGGGATTTTGGGGGGCTTGTCAAACCCGCCCCGCGCCCCTCTATCTAGTTAAAATGACTCGCCCTTCCTAAAAGCCGTTGCCAGCCGGTCGGACCTTGTGTTTTAGGGACCGGCGGTGGGTGTGAAGAAGAGGACTTATGGAAATCCTGCACGATACCTGTGAGATCGCCCGACGGGGCATCGGCCCCGAGCAGGCCCTGGCCATCTTTCGCATGGGAGACGCGGAGTTCTTCGAAAAGATCCTCCCGCTGGCCAAGTCCCTCCGCGAACGCGCCTTCGGCAACCAGATCAGCTTCTGCTCCATCGTCAACGCCAAGAGCGGCGCTTGCGTCGAGAGCTGCAGCTTCTGCGCCCAGTCCAACTCCTATAAGGGCGCCCAGGCGCCGGTCTATCCCCTGATGTCCGCGGATAAGATCCTCGAGAAGGCGAAGGAGGCCGAGTCCTTCGGCGCCACCGAATTTTCCATCGTCACCAGCGGTCGCGGCATGACCAAGCAGAAAGAGCTCGACACCATGGTCGACGCCATCAAAAAGATCCGCGAGCAGACCGACGTCGAGACCTGC
The window above is part of the Deltaproteobacteria bacterium PRO3 genome. Proteins encoded here:
- the hisH gene encoding imidazole glycerol phosphate synthase subunit HisH, which encodes MIAILDYDMGNLRSVSKAVEDVGGKCAVTRDPKRAAKADKLILPGVGAFKDCMANLESYGLIEPIREFIASGRPFLGICLGMQLLMDESEEGGRHRGLGILPGKVRRFSPELGLKVPHMGWNRLKLKGKPRLLEGMEGDYVYFVHSYYVAPEKKKAIAAVSDYGLEFAASLESDNIFATQFHPEKSQKVGLGLLKRFVKL
- the hisB gene encoding imidazoleglycerol-phosphate dehydratase HisB, translated to MPRKAKIVRNTKETQISVELNIDGRGKYKVDTPIPFLNHMLEAFAKHGLFDLTVKAKGDVHVDLHHTVEDVGIALGEAFTQALRDKKGVRRYGHFTLPMDEVLTTVAVDFAGRPCMIYNPKLKAGRIGTFDVELVPEFFQGFTNAALVNLHINVWYGRNRHHIVESMFKAFAKAVDMATQKDARVRGVPSTKGAL